One Sodalinema gerasimenkoae IPPAS B-353 DNA segment encodes these proteins:
- a CDS encoding iron ABC transporter permease: MKLDRRLGVSGGVFCLFLLILYLSLAMGSVEIPMGEMLRIFLGQPPQDPTWATIVLTFRLPKAITAMVAGVALSVSGLQMQVLFGNPLAGPFVLGISSGASLGVALVVLLGQVGPWSRVLAASLGAAVVLGLVMLMARRVRSRERLLLLGLMFGYGVNSLVTILLHFSSRERIQAYLTWTFGSFAGIPWERMTLFAGMVLLGLLLAAGLAKSLNLLLLGDMTAIGLGLRLQRVQLLTLLSTAILAGTVTAFCGPIAFLGVAVPHLARSLWNTSNVLQLLPAVMLLGAMLALLADWMAQVPGQDIVLPLNAVTAVIGAPIVTHAILHRGGTPG; this comes from the coding sequence GTGAAATTAGACCGAAGGCTGGGAGTCAGTGGTGGCGTATTCTGCCTATTTTTACTCATTCTTTATCTGAGTTTGGCGATGGGGTCGGTGGAGATTCCCATGGGGGAAATGCTACGGATTTTCTTGGGACAACCGCCTCAAGACCCCACTTGGGCCACCATTGTCCTGACCTTTCGCCTTCCGAAAGCAATAACGGCGATGGTGGCGGGGGTGGCGTTGTCGGTGTCGGGGTTACAAATGCAGGTGCTGTTTGGCAATCCTTTGGCGGGGCCCTTTGTCTTGGGGATTAGTTCGGGAGCCAGTTTGGGGGTGGCTCTGGTGGTGTTGCTGGGCCAGGTGGGCCCCTGGAGTCGGGTGTTGGCGGCCAGTTTGGGTGCGGCGGTGGTGTTGGGATTGGTGATGCTGATGGCCCGGAGGGTTCGCAGTCGGGAACGCTTGCTGTTGTTGGGGTTGATGTTTGGCTATGGGGTCAACTCTCTAGTGACGATTTTGCTGCATTTTAGTTCTCGGGAGCGGATTCAAGCCTATTTGACTTGGACGTTTGGCAGTTTTGCGGGGATTCCCTGGGAACGAATGACGCTTTTTGCGGGGATGGTCCTGCTGGGGTTATTGTTGGCTGCTGGGTTGGCCAAGTCTCTGAATTTGTTGCTGTTGGGGGATATGACGGCGATTGGGTTGGGGTTACGGCTGCAACGGGTGCAGTTGCTCACGCTGCTGAGTACGGCGATTTTGGCGGGAACGGTGACGGCGTTTTGTGGCCCAATTGCCTTTTTGGGGGTTGCAGTGCCTCATTTGGCTCGTTCTCTGTGGAATACGTCCAATGTGTTGCAGTTACTCCCGGCGGTGATGCTGTTGGGAGCGATGTTGGCGTTGTTGGCGGATTGGATGGCTCAGGTTCCAGGTCAGGATATTGTTTTGCCGTTGAATGCGGTGACGGCGGTGATTGGGGCCCCGATTGTCACTCATGCAATTCTGCACCGGGGTGGGACTCCTGGCTAG
- a CDS encoding phosphodiesterase, with protein MVLKIAQITDTHLFADRKTAMRGLVTWDSLGDVVAEVRDWKPDVLLLTGDLTHRGEPQAYQHLIERIAPLNLPTYYIPGNHDQVDVLNQEFKDSPFLADNVFQRQGWQVLLLDSTLETAESGEGYVSEAQLQELEQSLTACSQPTVVVLHHHPIPMGIDWLDTIGVQNSQAFLNCLTRFPQVKLVLFGHVHLKFDELYQGIQFCGTPSTCKQVLREEAREQEAYPGFRGLRLFEDGTYQTEVIRSHPG; from the coding sequence ATGGTTCTCAAAATTGCTCAAATCACCGATACTCATCTCTTTGCTGACCGCAAAACTGCGATGCGAGGCTTAGTAACGTGGGACTCACTTGGGGATGTGGTGGCAGAGGTAAGGGACTGGAAGCCTGATGTTCTGCTGCTTACGGGAGATTTAACCCATCGGGGAGAACCCCAAGCCTATCAACATCTGATTGAACGCATTGCGCCTCTCAATTTGCCAACTTACTATATTCCCGGAAATCATGATCAGGTGGATGTCTTAAACCAGGAATTTAAAGACTCGCCTTTTTTAGCGGATAACGTCTTTCAGCGTCAGGGTTGGCAGGTTCTGCTGCTGGACTCTACGTTAGAGACAGCGGAATCGGGAGAAGGCTATGTCAGTGAGGCTCAACTTCAGGAATTAGAACAGTCTTTAACGGCCTGTTCTCAGCCGACAGTGGTGGTGTTACATCATCATCCTATTCCTATGGGAATTGATTGGCTCGATACCATTGGCGTGCAAAATTCTCAAGCCTTTCTCAACTGTTTAACTCGCTTTCCTCAGGTGAAACTCGTCCTCTTTGGTCATGTTCACTTAAAGTTTGATGAACTGTATCAAGGGATTCAGTTTTGTGGGACTCCTTCGACTTGTAAACAAGTGCTGCGGGAGGAAGCGAGGGAGCAAGAGGCCTATCCTGGATTTCGGGGTTTAAGGTTGTTTGAGGATGGCACGTATCAGACTGAGGTGATTCGTTCTCATCCGGGTTGA